Sequence from the Paralichthys olivaceus isolate ysfri-2021 chromosome 1, ASM2471397v2, whole genome shotgun sequence genome:
TTGTTTCTAGtcagatatttaaaaaagctCCATCATGGTCAAAAATCATACAATATCTTTTCAGTAGAAAATACAAGACGTATCAGCTGAgataaaaagttttaaaatgaatgtaaatttaaattaaattgtgttttttcttctttcttttcccacAAATTGTCTCACAACCCCTGAGATGTATCTGCTGCAGCTTGATGGAATATTTGAATGGAGTATTTTCACACTGTTGTAGTTGAACTTGGACTTAAGTGTGGAACTGAATattttgttccaccactgaacATGAACAAGTTGTTTGTTGTTGGAAATGCAGACTTGAAATTTATTTTGCAAACTTTGGTTCTTGCTTGTGGTGTCATttcaaatctgatttatttaaaCAACAATATCATTTACATCcactgattttacattttactgcagCTGAAGATGAAAACTAAACACTATTCAAAGTGAAGATGAGTGAAAGTCTGTGCTTTGTCTCCGCAGCACGTTCAGAGCGCAACACCATCATCAGAAGTCTGGTGTCTTTCCACAGAACCACGTGCATTCGATTTGTTTGGAGAAAGTACTGGTGGCAACGGAATTACATCTACTTTTACTCTGGACCTGGGTAggaatacacaaacaaacacacagatgtggtACCATCGCAGAAGAACGTAATAAATACAAGTTGTGAATCCTGTGTGTCAGCAGTAAAGGTGGATGTTGTGAGTCGTTACCTACCTGCTGCCTCTACTGTAGAAATGTccgtctgtctgtatgtggaatgtTATCAACAATAGAGACTGACCATGGGAGAGAGATGACATGAATCCAATTAGCCGGAGAAAGTgtcagtttctttcttttatactgaattcacttgtgtgtgtgtgtatttgtcaggTGCTTTTCTAACATTGGCCGTAAGGGTGGACGACAGTATATCTCCCTGAAGAAAAACGCGTGTGTGGTCAACCAAGTTGTGCAGCATGAGGTCCTCCACGCTCTGGGTTTCCACCACGAGCACAAGCGCACAGACAGGGACAAATATGTTAGGATCAACTGGCAGAACATTATACCGAGTAAGCTCACGCTCAAAAAACGTTATTTCACTGTTGCTGTTTTATCTGTTGTACAAATATGAGTCAAATTGATGTTCCTCCTGATGCAGAGTCCATGAACTCAGGCGCAGTGtaactttattttatcttttacaaTTTGGCTGCATGTAAAGAAGGTCACAGCTGTATAAGCAAATTAGAGAAAAAACAATAGGGCGAAATACATTCCAGGGGTCTCAGGGGTAGAACAGTGTTGCAGTCAAATCCAAtacgatttaaaaaaataaaaaagaacaaaacagatACACAAGCATGAAAATCAAGAAAATGTCaagaatacaaaaacaaaagtccaAACTGAGTATAACAAAGTCCACCAATCTCATGACTTTTTTGGTTCCTACCTCTCTAATggatgttgagatatttcactgGATAAGTAATACGAAATGATTTGTTGATTAAAGGagctttgttttaaatgttctctCCACCTGtgcagaacagaaacacaactttaACAGAGTGAGCACAAACAATCTGTGGACTGGATATGACTTCAACTCTGTCATGCACTACGGCAAGTAAGTCCTTGTGTGAGTGCACACATCTGTGTTGATTAGATGTCATCTTCACTGAAGATACTTGAGTGAGACATATTCCTGAAACtgattttttataaaatgaaaatgataataataccaCAGTAAAGTAATAAACATTAACTGAGTAAAGaagaagtgtgtgcatgtgtttgtgtgtggacacGTCATAAACCAATGATGTTGTGCTTTTGTCCTGCTAAAGATACTTCTTCACCAAAAATGGAAAGCCAACCATCGTCGCCAAGAATCCCTCCCAAACATTTGGACGTGCCAGATCCATGAGCTACTCTGACATTCTCCGTGTCAACAGGCTTTACAGATGCTGTGAGTAAAAATAAAGTCTATCAGTTCACAAATATaagaacacaacaaatacacttCATAGATCTAattggtttttaatgtttttccacCAAACAGGGAGGTGATGACCGAAGGAACGGGTCGACCTACAGAGAGTTCACCTGCATCGTGATTTCTGTTGCACAGTAACAATATTAATGTGCAGCATAGTAGGTTAGCTTCTCAAACCCCCTGGTGTCATGATTGTCCTCTAAGCCCGGCTATGCTTGCTAGCGttcctccattttcatagcGAAACAATTTAATATTACAGACAACAGGTGGAGGGTGATAATTTCTTTCAGCTGAGGTGAAGCAACATATCCGTAGAAATTTTAGGGGAATTAATCAGgcttttttttgccatttctgATTTTAGTTGAATCATTTTCTCACTTCTTGATTTGCTATGATACAaactgatgatggtgatgggTTTACTGAAGGATGATCAATAACTCAAAATAAGActcaaatttaatttcatcaaTAAAATGATTGAACAGCTTTGGTCAAatctctgttttttgtttgtggtttttaaagtttttgctGGATccttattttgttttatcacTAGATTAGTTTAACCAGTTATTACTGATAATCAGTGACTTTATTCATCTCTACACTGGAGTTATTTCTTCAGTACTTTTTATTACCACCTGAAGGAGGCAGTATTCCACCATCATCCTAACATCCTGGGTTTTTCTCAGCTTGCCAGTGGATGTACTTCCTCTGCCATGACACCATCACTattgtagaaaaaaaatgtcCCCATGTCTCATCCTTTACAGAAATGTCctaaatgctaaaaaaaaaaaaaaaaagccagattgttttatttgcttCCAAAAACTGAAACCTCCAGAAATTCAACCAGTCAGAACAATTAGTTCAGACTGAAATCGTGACATAATCACTCTGCAGAATTTCTATAATTTCTACCTCAATCTTAAACTTAGAGACACATTATGACTTTGTGGACAAGTTTTTTAAAACTCTCTGTTCAGACAGATGCCATCGTTTTTactacagacacaaacattcacataaaAGACGGCATTCAAgccatgaaaaacatttttctacaAATTCCTATGAATTCAAATATATTAA
This genomic interval carries:
- the LOC109642084 gene encoding high choriolytic enzyme 2-like, with the protein product MTPVFLLLLFFSMTAMAAGEKTKDLSEIISDANDGSPNLIDGDIAPSSQKNAAMCTYSRCKWPKRGRYVTVPVAISSRFSRSERNTIIRSLVSFHRTTCIRFVWRKYWWQRNYIYFYSGPGCFSNIGRKGGRQYISLKKNACVVNQVVQHEVLHALGFHHEHKRTDRDKYVRINWQNIIPKQKHNFNRVSTNNLWTGYDFNSVMHYGKYFFTKNGKPTIVAKNPSQTFGRARSMSYSDILRVNRLYRCWR